Proteins encoded in a region of the Candidatus Aminicenantes bacterium genome:
- a CDS encoding biotin--[acetyl-CoA-carboxylase] ligase, whose translation MTTCPDHFNRIHLAACESTSDYLKQNIARFEADFPLMVSAAVQSAGRGRENRGWSSPENLGIYATFAFLLPDNRALSLLALAAGVAVIGMLESWAGGSFALKWPNDVLVAGGKIAGILCETVVKGERIVCLAGIGINVNQRREDFPPELRERAASLRLQTGREWPVAEGRERLAKDMAFWLQKLTPERGSEIVGRARELSGSFLGQAISFHHQGRVLRGIFLDIADDGGLLLGLPGAEKKIFYSGELG comes from the coding sequence TTGACGACCTGTCCTGATCATTTCAACCGCATCCACCTGGCCGCCTGCGAGTCGACCAGCGATTATCTGAAACAAAACATCGCCCGGTTCGAGGCCGATTTTCCGCTCATGGTCAGCGCCGCCGTTCAGAGCGCCGGGCGCGGCCGGGAAAACCGCGGCTGGAGTTCTCCGGAAAATCTCGGCATTTATGCGACTTTCGCATTCCTATTGCCCGACAACCGGGCTTTGTCGCTCCTCGCCCTGGCCGCCGGCGTCGCCGTGATCGGCATGCTGGAAAGCTGGGCCGGCGGGTCGTTCGCCTTGAAGTGGCCCAACGATGTTCTGGTGGCGGGGGGAAAAATCGCCGGCATTCTTTGCGAAACCGTCGTCAAGGGCGAGCGCATCGTTTGCCTGGCCGGCATCGGCATCAACGTCAACCAGCGCCGAGAAGATTTTCCGCCGGAGCTGCGCGAGCGGGCCGCTTCATTGCGCCTGCAAACCGGCAGGGAGTGGCCGGTCGCCGAGGGGCGCGAGCGCCTGGCAAAGGACATGGCTTTTTGGCTGCAGAAACTGACTCCGGAGCGCGGGTCGGAAATCGTCGGGCGCGCCCGCGAATTGAGCGGTTCTTTTCTGGGGCAGGCGATTTCTTTTCATCACCAGGGGCGGGTTTTACGGGGAATTTTTTTGGATATTGCTGACGATGGCGGGTTGTTGTTGGGTTTGCCAGGTGCTGAAAAAAAAATATTTTACAGCGGCGAACTGGGATGA
- a CDS encoding cyclic nucleotide-binding domain-containing protein — MDVLKKFITKYKAGSIIYKKGDAQTDFFIINKGKIQLKSDDNGPILTTLGKGDFFGEESLNNDQNAIYTVEVIEDADMIKIPYVSLTEMLKQMPDIALKVLKKLSEKHIKIQSVLMTLAASAPPAAAKAPEKGIKKEDQTAEKIGPEVKAYLVIQRSNRIVQLTKTQTVLGRRDYTTGFVPDIDLTDEDEEKYISRKHSQVLYKDGKFYLSEEPGAINGTFLNGNKLQTGVKHELHNEDEITLCQLNVVFKV, encoded by the coding sequence ATGGACGTGCTGAAAAAGTTCATAACCAAATACAAGGCCGGCAGCATCATCTATAAAAAAGGCGACGCCCAGACCGATTTTTTCATCATCAACAAAGGCAAGATCCAGCTCAAAAGCGACGACAACGGCCCGATCCTGACCACCCTGGGCAAGGGCGATTTCTTCGGCGAGGAGTCGTTGAACAACGACCAGAACGCCATTTACACGGTGGAGGTCATCGAGGACGCGGACATGATCAAAATTCCCTATGTCTCCTTGACCGAGATGCTCAAGCAGATGCCGGACATCGCCCTGAAGGTATTGAAAAAACTGAGCGAAAAGCACATTAAGATCCAGTCGGTGCTGATGACCTTGGCCGCTTCCGCACCGCCGGCGGCGGCGAAAGCGCCCGAGAAGGGAATCAAGAAAGAGGATCAGACCGCGGAAAAGATCGGCCCGGAAGTCAAGGCCTACCTGGTCATTCAGCGTTCGAACCGCATCGTGCAATTGACCAAGACCCAGACGGTCCTGGGCCGCCGCGATTATACCACCGGCTTCGTCCCCGACATCGACCTGACCGATGAAGACGAGGAAAAATACATCTCGCGCAAACATTCGCAGGTCTTGTACAAGGACGGCAAGTTTTACCTATCCGAGGAACCGGGAGCGATCAACGGCACATTCCTGAACGGCAACAAGCTGCAAACCGGGGTCAAGCACGAATTGCACAACGAGGATGAGATCACCCTCTGCCAGTTGAACGTGGTCTTCAAAGTCTGA